The Lutibacter sp. A64 genome segment ATTTCAGAACAAGGACCACAAGGACCTTGTGCTCCCATTTCCCAAAAATTATCTTTTTTATTTCCGTTAATTATACGGTCTTCACTAATATGTTGTTTCCAAATATCGTAAGCTTCTTGGTCAAAATCTAAACCATCTTCATCAGCACCTTCAAAAACAGAAACATACAAGCAATCTTTATCAATTTTTAAAACATCAACTAAAAATTCCCAAGCCCAATCAATTGCTTCTTTTTTAAAATAATCACCAAAACTCCAGTTTCCAAGCATTTCAAACATGGTGTGGTGGTAAGTATCTTTACCTACTTCTTCCAAATCGTTATGTTTTCCAGAAACACGTAAGCATTTTTGCGAATCGGAAACGCGTTTGTTAGTGGCGTTTTTCTGACCTAAAAAATATTCTTTAAAAGGTACCATTCCAGCATTGGTAAACATTAATGTTGGATCGTTTTTTAAAACCATTGGTGATGAAGGTACAATAGTGTGTTTTTTTGATGCAAAAAAGTCTAAAAATTGTTGACGGATTTCTTGTGATTTCATGAATCTATATTTAATTTTTTTAAGGTCACACGCTGTTTGCTTTTATTTATCTCTGTTACAAGATAGGCGTTTTACATGCACGTTATTTTTATTTTTTTATTTTTATGAAGGTCTTAAATAAAAGAAATTACCAGAATTACTTGTGTTTATTTTAGACTTTTTCAATGTTAATTATATGCTAAATTAAAAGTGTTTTAACCAATTTGTAAAACATTTTGTAATTTTGTTAAATCTGCACTACAATAATACTCAATAATATGACGTTTTGTTTTGCAAAAATAAGATAAATTATAAACAATGGCGAAGGTAAAATATTATTACGATTCTGATACATTATCTTACCAAAAGATAAAACCTAAAAAAGGGCAAAAAATAAAGGGTTTATTGCTTACATTGCTTGGTGGTTTTGTGTTTATGATACTTGGTTTTGTTGTATTTACTCCAATTTTTGAATCTCCTAAAGAAAAAGAATTGAAGCGCGAACTAGAATTTGTTAAGCTTAATGAGGAATTACACGCAAAAAAAATTGCTCAATTAGATAAAATTTTAAAAGAAATTCAAGATAGAGATAACAATATTTATAGATTGTATTTTGAAGTAAATCCAATACCTGAAGAGCAAAGAACTGCTGGTTTTGGAGGTGTAAATAGGTATAAAGCATTAGAAGGTTTTGATAATTCTGAAATGATAATTGATGTTACTAAAAACATGGATATTTTATCTAAACAATTATATGTACAGTCAAAATCACTTGATGAAATTGTGAAACTAGCAGAAAATAAAGAAAAATTATTAGCTGCAATTCCTGCAATTCAACCTGTAAAAAAAGAAGATTTAACACGTATGGCTTCTGGTTATGGTTGGAGAACAGATCCGTTTACAAAAGCGCGTAAAAGACATTGGGGAATGGATTTTACCGCGCCAAGAGGTACTCCGGTTTACGCATCTGGAGATGGTGTTGTTACTAGAGCCGACCAAAACTCATCAGGATATGGAAAACATATTAGAATTGACCATGGTTTTGGCTATCTTTCTTTATACGCACACCTAAGTAAATACAATGTTAGAAAAGGTCAAAAAGTTAAACGTGGCGATTTAATTGGTTTTGTTGGTAATACTGGGCGTTCACAAGCTCCACATTTACATTATGAAATTCATAAAAATGGGAAAAAGATAAATCCTATTAATTTTTATTATGGTGATTTATCTCCTGAAGAATTTGAAGCCATGCAAAAAGAAGCCCAAAAAGAAGGACAATCTCTCGATTAATGCATATAGATTTACCAGAAAAGCGCTATTATAAAATTGGTGAAGTTGCTAAAGCTTTTGGCTTAAATACTTCGCATATACGTTTTTGGGAAAAAGAATTTGATATTTTAAAGCCTAAAAAAAACAATAAAGGCAATCGGTTATTTACACCTGAAGATCTAAAAAACCTGCAATTAATTTATCATTTAGTTAAAGAAAAAGGGTTTACTTTAGAAGGTGCTAAAATTAAAATGAAACAACAACCAAAAATTGTAAAAGGAAATCATGATATTATTTTAAGATTAGAATCTATAAAAGCAGAATTGATTAATATTAAAAAAGAAATTTCTTAAATTTTTTATTAATTTAGTAACATTGTTACAAATAAAACAACTAATTAAGTATAAATTAAAAAACATCAAAACATGAAAAAGTGGTTAATACCGTTAATTATAATAGCATTACTAGTTTTTGGAGGCTATTCTTGGGTTAAAGGATTTTACAATACTGGAATTCAATTAAATGAGAATGTTTCAGAAAGTTGGGGAAATGTAGAAACAGCTTACCAACGTAGAGGAGATTTAATTGGAAATTTAGTGAAAACAGTTCAAGGTGCTGCTGATTTTGAAAAAGAAACCTTAACACAGGTTATTGAAGCAAGAGCAAGCGCTACTTCTGTAAAAATTGACCCATCTAATATTACACCAGAACAATTGGCACAATTTAATCAAGTACAAGGAGGTTTAAGCGGTGCGTTAAAAAGTTTATTGGTTACAGTAGAGCGTTATCCAGATTTAAAAGCAAATCAAAACTTTTTAAAATTACAAGATGAATTGGCAAGTACAGAAAATCAAATTTTAACGGCACGTACGCGTTTTAATGAAGCAATTAAGCCATTTAATAATCATGTTAAAACATTTCCAAATAATATTTTAGCTGGCTTTTTTGACTTTGAAGGAAAACCTTATTTTGAAGCAGAAGCTGGTTTAGAAAAAGCGCCAGATGTTGAATTTGATTTCGGAAAAAAAGAATAATGTCTAAAGTTGAAGATTTTTTATCGGCAAAACAAGAGAAAGTTTTAGTTGAAACTATACAAGTTTCTGAAAAAAATACTTCAGGTGAAATACGTGTACATATAGAAAAATCTACAGAAAAATCTCCAATGGATAGAGCATTGGAGGTTTTTTATTTTTTAGAAATGGATAAAACAGAACTAAGAAATGGAATTCTAATATACGTAGCCGTTGAAAGTAAAAAAATCGCAATTCTTGGAGATGAAGGTATTAATAATTTAGTTCCTAAAGATTTTTGGGATCAAGAATTAGCTTTAATGCTTACACATTTTAAAAAAGGTGATTTTACTAAAGGGTTGCAATTAGCAATTATAGAAATTGGAGAAAAATTAAAGCAATTTTTTCCTTATCAGAAAAATGATATTAACGAATTATCTGACGAAATTTCTAAAGGATAAATGATTTTTACACACAACATGTTAAAAAAATACACAGCATTTTTTATTGCAATTTTGTTTTTTCAGGTTGCATTTGGGCAATTTACAATTCCTAAAAAACCAACCTTACAAACAAGTGTTTACGATTATGCCAATCTACTTTCTGCTTCACAAAAAAGCAGTTTAGAAAAAAAACTTATAAGTTATTCCGATTCAACTTCAACGCAAATTGTAATTGCAACTATTGAAACCCTTGAGGGGGAAGATATTGGTGTTTTAACTCCAAAATGGGCTCATCAATGGGGAATAGGACAAGCTAAAGAAGATAATGGAGTTTTTATTCTGTTAGCAAATAAAGAACGTAAAATATGGATTTCTCCAGGCTATGGTGTAGAGCATAAATTAACCGCTGGTTTAACAGGTACTTTAGTTAGAAATGTAATACTCCCAGAGTTTAGAAAAGGTGATTATTATGACGGTTTAGACAAAGGGACCTATGCCATTTTTGAAATATTAAACGGGACTTATAAAAATAATGCACCTGCCGAAAGTGGTGAAGGTGGGTTTCCTTCAATTGTTATTATCATCATTATTTTTGTTTTCTTATTAATTATTTTTTCTAAGAAAAATAAAGGAGGTGGCGGTAATGGAAGAGGTGGATTTAAAGATAATTCTACAGCTGCAGATATTTTAAATGCAATTATACTAAGTCGTGCTGGAAGAGGTGGTTTTGGCGGCGGAAGCTTTGGCGGAGGATCATCGAGCGGTGGTTTTGGCGGTGGAGGCTTCGGTGGCGGTTTTGGCGGTGGCGGTTTCTCTGGTGGTGGAGCTGGTGGAGGCTGGTAAAAACTAAAATGTGTAAATATTGTTTTACTCGATACTATTTTTAATAATTTAGAGCTTTAATATTTCAAAACATGGAGTTATTTTAATCTGGAATAATTAACGCATCATCATAAAACTACCTCCACGTTGTCTTTGAGGTTTACTTGTATTGTTAAAATTCCATTTTAAACTTAACATAAAATAGCGTTTAAGAATAGAGCTTTCCGAATCTTGAATATAGTTTTCTGTTGCAGTTCTTCTTGCATTAGTATTCTGATTTAGTATATCATAAACTTTTAAAGTAGAAACAAATTTATCACCTGCAAATTTATAAGCCAATGTAGCATTCCAATTCCAAGAGCTTTTTTTAAATCCCTCTGCTATATTTGGGTTGTAGTTATAATTTATATTATTTTGCCATTCAAAGTTTTTTGGAATGGAAGTTCTTGTTCTTACAGAAAATGAATGTCGAGTATATGTTCTATCTTTAAAAAGAGCAATATCATATTTGCTTTCACTTAATGAAATTGAATAATTTGGACTAATTTCCATTATATTATGCCAATTAAAAATTAAACCTAGGGAAGGAGAAAGAGAGTTATTGTTTGAAATATATTTTTCATCATTACTAAAATTTACATTTCTAGATGAATTTAACCCTAATCCAATATTAAAACGAACTGTTTTAACACTATCAACTTTAATTGATTTACTATAATTAGTATTTCCATACAAATTGCGGTTTCCATCTACATTTGTGTAAGATGTTGTACGTAAATAATTTTCATCAATTGCAGATTTTGAAACAATGTTATCATTTATAAATCTAGCGCCTATATTAGCATTAAAATTACTCTTTTTTTGCATGTTAAAATTGTAAAAGGCTAAATTGATTTGATGGTTGTTAGAAGGCTCTAAACTTGGGTTTCCTATTATGGTGTTTAATGGGTTACTTATATTTTTAAAGGGTTGAAGGTAGGATAAACTTGGTGGTGAATTAGTTAAATTATAACCTAAAGAAAATGTAGATGTTCTATTAGAATTAAAACGGATATTAGAATTTAAGGATGCAGAAGTAAATTTTCTCTCTAAATCTAATTCTGGTCTTAAAAAATCACTGTTTTTTAAGGTTCTAAAATTAATGCTAGAACCAATATGGGCACTTATTTTTTCTTTTTGTAAATTTAAAGAAACTCCAGTACTATTATTAATAGACGTATATGTAAAATCTGAACTAAGGTCTTCTGAAAATTCAGTAAAATCTTGTGTATTTTCATCAAATTCATACGAATACTTTTCATTAGTTTGTTTTTGATTGTTAAACGCATATTCAAAATTTATAAAAAATTTATTTGCAATAATGGGTTGGCGATATGTAAAATCTATTTTGGTGTTGTTTGACGAGTTTTTAGAAGAAATTTGTTGGTTTCTTTCTATAACGGATGGAGTATCACCAAAAAGTTCGGTATTTGAATCATAGAAACTTTCTGAATCTTGATTGTTATTATTGCTGTTTATTCCTAATCTAATAAAACGTCCCTTGTTGTTTAATTTTTTTGAAATGGATAAGTTATAATTAAAAGATTTTGAAGTAGTTTCTGAAAAATTATTATTGGTAGATTTATTAATTAATTCTTGATTGTCGTTTAAAGATTCTTCATTTGAACTTGCTTCAGAAAAACTTTTAGTATATTCAATTGTTGGTTTAAAATAAATCATTAATGTTGAATCAATTTTAAATTGAGTACTAAAATTTATTCGATGTTTATTTTTTTCATTGATAGAAGTATTATCAGAGTTTGAAAAGTATCTTGAATCTGGTAAAATATTTTCTCTTTTAGTTTTGGTTGCTCCTTCGGTATTACTTGTTGAATAAAAATAATCTGTGGTGAAATCTACTTTTTTACCAAAATTATCTGAATAATTTATACCTCCATTTTTAGAGGTTGTTATTCCGTTACTAGCGCCAAAAGAAGGCATTCCTTGTACAAGTGATCCTGCACTTACTTGAGAAAAATTTACTGAAGATACCATTCCAATAGTCATGCTAGAAAATCCACCCATGCTAAATCTCGGAGAATTTACATTGTTTCCACCAGCAACAATACTTAATCTTTGATCGTTGTTAAATAAATTAAGCATTCCTGCAACTTCGTAACGATCATCACTTCCTTTTCCTGCAGATAAACTACCAAAAGCACCTTTGTTGTTTTTTTCTTTAATTACTAAATTTATTGATTTGTTTAACTGTTCTCCATCTTGTCCTAAAAATACTTCAGACTTTGATTTTGTATCTGTAACCTGAATTTTTTCAATTATATTTTTCGATAAATTTCTAGTTGCAATTAAAGGATCGTTGCTAAAAAAGGGTTTTCCGTTTACTAATATTTCATTAACCACTTTGCCATTTATTTTAATTTCTCCATCCATCCCAATTTCTACTCCAGGTAATTTCCTTAATAAATCTTCAACATTTGCATCTTTTTTTGTGTTAAACGATTTAACATTAAATTCTAAGGTATCTTTTTTAACAGTAATTGGTGCTCTAGATTTAATTTCAACTTCATTTAATAAGTTTTCATGTTGTTCTAAAAATATTGTTTTTAGATCTATTTCAGAAGTCTTTAAATCTATTGTTTTTGAAAAGGTTTTATAACCAAAGTAGGAAACAAAAAAATTAATTTTTAAATCGTATATTTTATCTTTAATGGTAAACAAACCATTATTGTTTGAAATTGTATAGTTTATAACAGAACTATCTTTAATTCTTTCTAAATAAATAGTTGCAGATTCAAGTGGAATACTATCGTTAATACTAACTATTTTACCAGTTAATTTTATATTTTTAGATTGAGAATAGGAAAGACATGTAAATAAAATTAAGATGATTGATAGCAGTTTTTTCATACTTTTTGAAATGATTTAAAGTAATAAATTTAATAAAATTATGTGTTTTAAAGTGCTAATGATAAGTTAAGTTTCTAAATAATATTTAATTACTTCTTTGTAAATATATTTTCTTATTTATAATAACTATTTGGTAATTTTGCCAAATATAAAATTTGTTAGTAATATGAAAAATTATACTTCCATAGTAATCAGTTTACTTTTTGGTTTAAATGCAATTGGTCAAACAATAGAAAAAATAGTGGCAAAAGATGTTTTAGAAATAGTTGTTAGTAGAGATACAACAAATACTATAATGATTGATGGTAGAAGTGCTGAAATGTTTGCAGATAAGCATATTGAAGGAGTTGTAAATATAGATGCTTTTAGTGAATCGTCTTCAATAGAATTAAAGAATTATATTGATAAACAAGAGCTTATAGTGTATTGCTCTAACAATAAAAGAGGTGGAATTATTATTGAAAAACTTATATAGTTAGAATATAAAGGCAAAATTATATTTATATCTGATGGTATAAACGGATGGAATTTAGCAGAATATAAAACAGTAAGTGATAAAAAACAAGGATAGTGAATCAAGATATAGAAAATCAATTTCTAGAAAAAGCAGCATTATTTAAAGCATTAGCACACCCAACTCGCTTATTTATTATTAATGCTGTAAAAGATAAAAAACTGTCTGTAAAAGAGCTTACAGAACTGGTAGGTGTTGATATTTCTACAATGTCTAAACATTTAAGTATTCTTAAAAATCACAAAATTATTAAAGGGAAAAAGGATAAAAATTATATTTATTATAGTTTAGAAATTCCTTGTGTGTTAGATTTTATGACTTGTGCCGTTAAAGTAATCGAAAAAAATAAATAAAATGAGTGTTTGGATACTTGCAATTGTTATAATGCTTATTGCATTTTTAATGACAATGACCGGTCGTGGTGGTGGAAATTTTTACGTTCTTGTATTGGTTTTTTCT includes the following:
- a CDS encoding M23 family metallopeptidase yields the protein MAKVKYYYDSDTLSYQKIKPKKGQKIKGLLLTLLGGFVFMILGFVVFTPIFESPKEKELKRELEFVKLNEELHAKKIAQLDKILKEIQDRDNNIYRLYFEVNPIPEEQRTAGFGGVNRYKALEGFDNSEMIIDVTKNMDILSKQLYVQSKSLDEIVKLAENKEKLLAAIPAIQPVKKEDLTRMASGYGWRTDPFTKARKRHWGMDFTAPRGTPVYASGDGVVTRADQNSSGYGKHIRIDHGFGYLSLYAHLSKYNVRKGQKVKRGDLIGFVGNTGRSQAPHLHYEIHKNGKKINPINFYYGDLSPEEFEAMQKEAQKEGQSLD
- a CDS encoding MerR family transcriptional regulator produces the protein MHIDLPEKRYYKIGEVAKAFGLNTSHIRFWEKEFDILKPKKNNKGNRLFTPEDLKNLQLIYHLVKEKGFTLEGAKIKMKQQPKIVKGNHDIILRLESIKAELINIKKEIS
- a CDS encoding LemA family protein, with the protein product MKKWLIPLIIIALLVFGGYSWVKGFYNTGIQLNENVSESWGNVETAYQRRGDLIGNLVKTVQGAADFEKETLTQVIEARASATSVKIDPSNITPEQLAQFNQVQGGLSGALKSLLVTVERYPDLKANQNFLKLQDELASTENQILTARTRFNEAIKPFNNHVKTFPNNILAGFFDFEGKPYFEAEAGLEKAPDVEFDFGKKE
- a CDS encoding TPM domain-containing protein translates to MSKVEDFLSAKQEKVLVETIQVSEKNTSGEIRVHIEKSTEKSPMDRALEVFYFLEMDKTELRNGILIYVAVESKKIAILGDEGINNLVPKDFWDQELALMLTHFKKGDFTKGLQLAIIEIGEKLKQFFPYQKNDINELSDEISKG
- a CDS encoding TPM domain-containing protein gives rise to the protein MIFTHNMLKKYTAFFIAILFFQVAFGQFTIPKKPTLQTSVYDYANLLSASQKSSLEKKLISYSDSTSTQIVIATIETLEGEDIGVLTPKWAHQWGIGQAKEDNGVFILLANKERKIWISPGYGVEHKLTAGLTGTLVRNVILPEFRKGDYYDGLDKGTYAIFEILNGTYKNNAPAESGEGGFPSIVIIIIIFVFLLIIFSKKNKGGGGNGRGGFKDNSTAADILNAIILSRAGRGGFGGGSFGGGSSSGGFGGGGFGGGFGGGGFSGGGAGGGW
- a CDS encoding outer membrane beta-barrel protein gives rise to the protein MKKLLSIILILFTCLSYSQSKNIKLTGKIVSINDSIPLESATIYLERIKDSSVINYTISNNNGLFTIKDKIYDLKINFFVSYFGYKTFSKTIDLKTSEIDLKTIFLEQHENLLNEVEIKSRAPITVKKDTLEFNVKSFNTKKDANVEDLLRKLPGVEIGMDGEIKINGKVVNEILVNGKPFFSNDPLIATRNLSKNIIEKIQVTDTKSKSEVFLGQDGEQLNKSINLVIKEKNNKGAFGSLSAGKGSDDRYEVAGMLNLFNNDQRLSIVAGGNNVNSPRFSMGGFSSMTIGMVSSVNFSQVSAGSLVQGMPSFGASNGITTSKNGGINYSDNFGKKVDFTTDYFYSTSNTEGATKTKRENILPDSRYFSNSDNTSINEKNKHRINFSTQFKIDSTLMIYFKPTIEYTKSFSEASSNEESLNDNQELINKSTNNNFSETTSKSFNYNLSISKKLNNKGRFIRLGINSNNNNQDSESFYDSNTELFGDTPSVIERNQQISSKNSSNNTKIDFTYRQPIIANKFFINFEYAFNNQKQTNEKYSYEFDENTQDFTEFSEDLSSDFTYTSINNSTGVSLNLQKEKISAHIGSSINFRTLKNSDFLRPELDLERKFTSASLNSNIRFNSNRTSTFSLGYNLTNSPPSLSYLQPFKNISNPLNTIIGNPSLEPSNNHQINLAFYNFNMQKKSNFNANIGARFINDNIVSKSAIDENYLRTTSYTNVDGNRNLYGNTNYSKSIKVDSVKTVRFNIGLGLNSSRNVNFSNDEKYISNNNSLSPSLGLIFNWHNIMEISPNYSISLSESKYDIALFKDRTYTRHSFSVRTRTSIPKNFEWQNNINYNYNPNIAEGFKKSSWNWNATLAYKFAGDKFVSTLKVYDILNQNTNARRTATENYIQDSESSILKRYFMLSLKWNFNNTSKPQRQRGGSFMMMR
- a CDS encoding rhodanese-like domain-containing protein, whose translation is MKNYTSIVISLLFGLNAIGQTIEKIVAKDVLEIVVSRDTTNTIMIDGRSAEMFADKHIEGVVNIDAFSESSSIELKNYIDKQELIVYCSNNKRGGIIIEKLI
- a CDS encoding ArsR/SmtB family transcription factor, whose translation is MNQDIENQFLEKAALFKALAHPTRLFIINAVKDKKLSVKELTELVGVDISTMSKHLSILKNHKIIKGKKDKNYIYYSLEIPCVLDFMTCAVKVIEKNK